A stretch of the Microcella sp. genome encodes the following:
- a CDS encoding AMP-binding protein produces MTRPLAVVDTADPLACLVALREALSGDGPAVLFRGGGVNPVHTAPLTVEKRIALVVETSGTTGRPKRVALSADAVLASAAATESALGGPGQWLLALPVQYIAGSNVLARSLAAGTTPMPVPPGRLTAERVIGAVAAMEASAPHYTALVPAQLSRLVDEAEADDHLRRALAGFDRILVGGQATPAPLVERATALGWHLTRTYGSSETCGGVVYDGVPVGQAQVRIVDGRVELGGPTLAEYYLDDPERTAATFVEHDEARWYRTDDAGELENGVLRITGRLDDTIVTGGLKVRLGDVERIVREQPGLADAVVIAGHDPEWGEVPVVVTTARPALADLRRAVGAVLPPEARPDRILTVDALPLLPSGKPDRLALTRRVTQGH; encoded by the coding sequence GTGACTCGTCCGCTCGCCGTCGTCGACACTGCTGATCCGCTCGCGTGCCTGGTGGCACTGCGCGAGGCGCTGAGCGGCGACGGCCCCGCCGTGCTGTTCCGCGGCGGGGGAGTCAACCCTGTGCACACGGCCCCGCTCACAGTCGAGAAGCGCATCGCGCTCGTCGTCGAGACGAGCGGAACGACCGGCCGACCCAAGCGCGTGGCGCTGAGCGCCGACGCCGTGCTCGCCAGTGCGGCCGCGACCGAGAGTGCGCTCGGCGGCCCTGGGCAGTGGCTGCTCGCGCTGCCGGTGCAGTACATCGCGGGCAGCAACGTGCTCGCACGCTCGCTCGCCGCGGGTACGACACCGATGCCCGTGCCGCCCGGCAGGCTGACCGCCGAACGCGTGATCGGGGCCGTCGCCGCCATGGAGGCCTCCGCACCGCACTACACCGCCCTGGTGCCCGCGCAGTTGAGCCGCCTCGTCGACGAGGCTGAGGCAGACGACCACCTGCGGCGCGCGCTCGCGGGTTTCGACCGCATCCTCGTGGGCGGGCAGGCCACCCCCGCACCGCTCGTCGAGCGGGCCACCGCGCTCGGCTGGCACCTCACGCGCACTTACGGCTCGAGCGAGACCTGCGGCGGCGTCGTCTACGACGGTGTGCCGGTCGGTCAGGCGCAGGTTCGCATCGTCGACGGCCGCGTCGAGCTGGGCGGGCCGACGCTCGCCGAGTACTACCTCGATGACCCCGAGCGCACCGCGGCCACCTTCGTCGAGCACGACGAGGCGCGCTGGTACCGCACTGATGATGCCGGTGAGCTCGAGAACGGCGTGCTGCGCATCACCGGGCGCCTTGACGACACGATCGTGACGGGCGGCCTCAAGGTGCGCCTCGGCGACGTCGAGCGCATCGTGCGCGAGCAGCCCGGGCTCGCCGACGCCGTCGTCATCGCGGGCCACGACCCCGAGTGGGGCGAGGTGCCCGTGGTCGTCACGACGGCGAGGCCCGCGCTCGCCGACCTTCGCCGAGCTGTCGGTGCCGTGCTGCCTCCCGAGGCGCGTCCCGATCGCATTCTGACGGTGGATGCTCTCCCTCTGCTGCCGAGCGGCAAGCCCGACCGGCTCGCGCTGACTCGCCGCGTGACTCAGGGTCACTAA
- a CDS encoding 1,4-dihydroxy-2-naphthoate polyprenyltransferase — translation MATTKKARAKKPANKKTKRTNPAKSTAASGNPAKVQKATARDWIAGARLRTLSLAISPVAMGTAVAYYTLGYNLAIALLCLGVAMFLQIGVNYANDYSDGVRGTDAYRVGPSRLTGSGAAKPRTVLTVALVFFALAAAAGIAIVVLTGIWWLLAVGAVALVAAWFYTGGKRPYGYAGLGELVAFVFFGLVATVGTTYVMIEQAPLESILAGVIAGFFAAAILLVNNIRDREQDARVGKKTLAVRIGDLPSRIVFTVLLAGVYGVLVPFALLFEWAPLVYFTLLISAPVALIVLLARTPGELVLALKLTSLGALLTGLGLAAAIAF, via the coding sequence GTGGCCACGACGAAGAAGGCGCGCGCGAAGAAGCCCGCCAACAAGAAGACCAAGCGCACCAACCCCGCGAAGTCGACCGCGGCATCCGGCAACCCAGCCAAGGTGCAGAAGGCGACCGCCCGCGACTGGATCGCCGGCGCGCGACTGCGCACGCTGAGCCTCGCGATCTCGCCGGTGGCGATGGGTACCGCCGTGGCGTACTACACGCTCGGGTACAACCTCGCGATCGCGCTGCTGTGCCTCGGCGTCGCGATGTTTCTGCAGATCGGCGTCAACTACGCCAACGACTACAGCGATGGCGTGCGGGGCACCGATGCCTACCGCGTCGGTCCGAGCCGCCTGACGGGCTCGGGGGCTGCGAAGCCCCGCACGGTGCTGACCGTCGCCCTCGTCTTTTTCGCGCTCGCTGCGGCGGCGGGCATCGCGATCGTGGTGCTTACCGGCATCTGGTGGTTGCTCGCGGTGGGAGCGGTCGCTCTTGTCGCGGCCTGGTTCTACACGGGCGGCAAGCGGCCCTACGGCTATGCGGGGCTCGGCGAGCTCGTCGCCTTCGTCTTCTTCGGGCTCGTCGCGACCGTCGGCACGACCTACGTCATGATCGAGCAGGCGCCGCTCGAGTCGATTCTCGCGGGCGTCATCGCCGGGTTCTTCGCGGCGGCGATTCTGCTCGTCAACAACATCCGTGATCGCGAGCAGGATGCCCGGGTCGGCAAGAAGACGCTGGCCGTGCGCATCGGCGACCTTCCGTCGCGCATTGTCTTCACTGTGTTGCTCGCGGGCGTCTACGGTGTGCTCGTGCCCTTCGCGCTGCTGTTCGAGTGGGCGCCTCTCGTCTACTTCACCCTGCTCATTTCGGCGCCGGTCGCGCTCATCGTGCTGCTGGCGCGCACGCCGGGCGAGCTCGTGCTCGCGCTCAAGCTCACGTCGCTCGGCGCTCTGCTCACCGGGCTCGGGCTCGCGGCGGCGATCGCCTTCTAG
- a CDS encoding sensor histidine kinase: MTGMDYLQIIATSAGSALVAGLIAAVLLRLARRAPLIVHVVVIVAAAVAAVAGGIALTASGMYISDDDTAVALAVTAASGVVSVVMAVLLATTLSRDARHLGRDARRLGAGEAVLPAPRTTAELHAVQGELVESSARLRSAREASVRAEQARRDLVARIAHDLLAPLASIRAIAETLEDGMSPDPQRHARQLGGHVTRLHSLIDDLFALSRIDAGTLAITPERVSLTDLASDVVADYTELAARHDVRVRFGESQGVTVEVDSRELSRALINVLVNAIEHSPAGAEVTVTVGAVEGRAAVVVRDEGPGVDADDLQHLGTAGWRGSTARTSPRVSIAGGAGLGLAITHAIVEAHGGEVRARTVDPGLEVSVLLPLPA, encoded by the coding sequence ATGACCGGCATGGACTACCTGCAGATCATCGCAACCTCGGCGGGCTCTGCGCTCGTCGCCGGGCTGATCGCCGCGGTGCTGCTGCGGCTCGCCCGCCGGGCCCCCCTGATCGTGCACGTGGTCGTCATCGTCGCGGCCGCGGTCGCCGCCGTCGCCGGCGGCATCGCACTCACGGCGAGCGGCATGTACATCTCCGACGACGACACGGCGGTGGCGCTCGCGGTGACCGCCGCGAGCGGCGTGGTCTCGGTCGTCATGGCGGTGCTGCTGGCGACGACGCTGTCACGGGATGCCCGCCACCTGGGCCGCGACGCCCGACGACTCGGTGCCGGCGAGGCGGTGCTGCCGGCCCCGCGCACGACCGCCGAACTGCACGCGGTGCAGGGTGAGCTGGTGGAGTCGAGCGCGCGACTGCGCTCGGCCCGAGAGGCGTCGGTGCGCGCAGAGCAGGCTCGCCGAGACCTCGTCGCGCGCATCGCGCACGACCTGCTGGCGCCGCTCGCGAGCATCCGCGCCATCGCCGAGACGCTCGAAGACGGCATGTCGCCCGACCCGCAGCGTCACGCCCGCCAACTCGGCGGCCACGTCACCCGGCTGCACTCGCTCATCGACGACCTCTTCGCCCTCTCGCGCATCGACGCGGGCACGCTCGCGATCACGCCCGAGCGCGTCTCACTGACCGACCTTGCGAGCGATGTCGTCGCCGACTACACCGAGCTCGCGGCCCGGCACGACGTGCGAGTGCGCTTCGGCGAGAGTCAGGGCGTGACGGTCGAGGTCGATTCGCGCGAGCTCAGCCGTGCCCTCATCAACGTGCTCGTGAACGCGATCGAGCACTCGCCGGCCGGTGCCGAGGTCACCGTGACCGTCGGGGCCGTCGAGGGGCGCGCCGCAGTGGTCGTGCGCGACGAGGGCCCCGGCGTCGACGCCGACGACCTGCAGCACCTGGGCACGGCCGGGTGGCGCGGCAGCACCGCACGCACGAGCCCTCGCGTCAGCATCGCGGGCGGCGCCGGGCTCGGTCTGGCGATCACCCACGCGATCGTCGAAGCCCACGGCGGCGAGGTGCGCGCCCGCACCGTCGACCCCGGCCTCGAGGTCTCGGTGCTCTTGCCGCTGCCCGCCTAG
- a CDS encoding response regulator transcription factor has product MADASHTGAADRPLDGRRVLVVDDDPTLLEIAAAYLTAAGSVVDVAPDSVTALELASARPPDLVVLDRMIPGVDGLTVARRLRETSAVPIIMLTALGEPEHRIEGLEAGADDYLAKPFSPRELVLRAEGLMRRASPGPEPTGEVALGRLRVDAARREARLDTRALALTAREYDLLDYLVRRPDRTITREQLLADVWGWTVGDVSTITVHVRRLREKLEADPGAPEIIQTVWGVGYRLSSAALTSPAVPR; this is encoded by the coding sequence GTGGCTGACGCGTCGCACACGGGCGCCGCTGATCGACCGCTCGACGGTCGACGGGTGCTCGTGGTCGACGACGATCCGACGTTGCTCGAGATCGCGGCGGCCTACCTCACCGCCGCCGGTAGCGTTGTCGATGTGGCGCCTGACTCGGTCACGGCGCTCGAGCTCGCGAGTGCGCGACCGCCCGACCTCGTCGTGCTCGACCGCATGATTCCCGGCGTCGACGGCCTGACCGTGGCGCGTCGACTACGTGAGACCTCGGCCGTGCCGATCATCATGCTCACGGCGCTCGGCGAGCCCGAGCACCGTATCGAGGGGCTTGAGGCGGGTGCCGACGACTACCTCGCCAAGCCCTTCTCGCCGCGCGAGCTCGTGCTGCGGGCCGAAGGTCTCATGCGGCGCGCGAGCCCGGGGCCCGAGCCGACGGGCGAGGTCGCCCTCGGTCGCCTTCGGGTTGACGCGGCACGTCGCGAGGCGCGGCTCGACACCCGAGCACTGGCCCTCACCGCTCGCGAGTACGACCTGCTCGACTACCTCGTGCGGCGGCCTGACCGCACCATCACGCGAGAACAGTTGCTCGCCGACGTCTGGGGGTGGACGGTGGGCGACGTCTCGACCATCACCGTGCACGTTCGACGCCTGCGCGAGAAGCTCGAAGCCGACCCGGGGGCTCCGGAGATCATCCAGACCGTGTGGGGGGTCGGCTACCGACTCAGCTCGGCCGCCCTGACGTCGCCGGCGGTGCCGCGATGA
- a CDS encoding cytochrome c biogenesis CcdA family protein, producing the protein MEGLIFVSLAAGVLTVAAPCVLPLLPVIVGGSIVADGEDSRRARWRPFVIAASLAVSVIAFTLLLKATTALLGVPTQVWQIISGVIVILLGINLLFPALWESLSTRLGLGTRSNKVLDSSVQRQSVWGDVLTGAALGPVFSSCSPTYALIVATVLPVSFAEGLLYVTLYAIGLAVPLLLIALAGRTAARRLGWLADPRGWFRRSMGVLFIIVGIVVIIGADKALQTLILDLGWYDPIADLEGVLRGG; encoded by the coding sequence GTGGAAGGCCTGATCTTCGTCAGCCTGGCCGCGGGCGTGCTCACGGTCGCTGCGCCGTGCGTGCTGCCGCTGCTGCCGGTCATCGTCGGCGGCTCGATCGTGGCCGACGGCGAGGATTCACGCCGGGCGCGCTGGCGCCCGTTCGTCATCGCCGCGTCACTCGCGGTGAGCGTCATCGCCTTCACGCTGCTGCTCAAGGCGACGACGGCGCTGCTCGGAGTGCCGACGCAGGTCTGGCAGATCATCTCGGGCGTCATCGTCATTCTGCTCGGCATCAACCTGCTGTTCCCGGCGCTGTGGGAGTCGCTCTCGACGCGCCTCGGGCTCGGCACCCGCAGCAACAAGGTGCTCGACTCGTCGGTGCAGCGGCAGTCGGTCTGGGGCGACGTGTTGACGGGCGCCGCACTCGGACCAGTGTTCAGCAGCTGCAGCCCAACGTACGCGCTCATCGTCGCGACGGTGCTGCCCGTCTCGTTCGCCGAAGGCCTGCTCTACGTCACGCTCTACGCGATCGGCCTCGCGGTGCCGCTGCTGCTCATCGCGCTGGCCGGGCGCACCGCCGCGCGGCGTCTCGGCTGGCTCGCCGACCCTCGCGGCTGGTTCAGGCGGTCGATGGGCGTGCTCTTCATCATCGTCGGCATCGTCGTGATCATCGGGGCCGACAAGGCGCTGCAGACACTCATCCTCGACCTGGGCTGGTACGACCCGATCGCCGACCTCGAAGGCGTGCTGCGCGGTGGCTGA
- a CDS encoding thioredoxin family protein has product MRNMTLIAAIAATMLLAGCATGGGPDAAQTPPVVSAPTTPDPTPTDEMPVEAEPAVQPGDYVEYYDGAIAETAGTKVLFFHASWCPKCRALEEDILANQIPDNFTVFKVDFDTATELRQRYGVTLQTTIVYVDDEGDALAKGVLYDDTTLAALLAAAP; this is encoded by the coding sequence ATGCGCAACATGACACTCATCGCCGCCATTGCGGCCACCATGCTGCTGGCGGGGTGCGCGACGGGCGGGGGCCCGGACGCAGCGCAAACACCTCCTGTTGTCTCTGCGCCGACGACGCCCGACCCGACTCCGACCGACGAGATGCCCGTTGAGGCTGAGCCGGCCGTGCAGCCCGGCGACTACGTCGAGTACTACGACGGTGCGATCGCCGAGACAGCCGGCACCAAGGTGCTGTTCTTCCACGCCTCGTGGTGCCCGAAGTGCCGTGCGCTCGAAGAAGACATTCTCGCCAACCAGATTCCCGACAACTTCACGGTCTTCAAAGTCGACTTCGACACGGCGACCGAGCTGCGGCAGCGCTACGGCGTGACCCTGCAGACCACGATCGTCTACGTCGATGACGAGGGCGACGCCCTGGCCAAGGGCGTGCTCTACGACGACACGACACTCGCGGCGCTGCTCGCCGCGGCACCCTAG
- a CDS encoding DUF4229 domain-containing protein, with amino-acid sequence MSPWIQYTLVRLGVFAAAFTVLYLVLPTPLASVDVVGFAAIVVVTLVAAIIALTLSYIFLGRLRDAVALDLASRRARPSIDPDADAEDAAVRSDSAES; translated from the coding sequence GTGAGCCCCTGGATTCAGTACACGCTGGTGCGCCTCGGCGTCTTCGCCGCGGCCTTCACCGTGCTCTACCTCGTTCTGCCGACGCCGCTCGCCTCGGTGGATGTGGTCGGGTTCGCCGCCATCGTGGTCGTCACGCTGGTCGCCGCCATCATTGCGCTCACCCTGTCGTACATCTTCTTGGGGCGGTTGCGTGATGCCGTCGCACTCGATCTGGCCTCCCGTCGCGCCCGACCCTCGATCGATCCGGATGCTGATGCCGAAGACGCCGCAGTGCGCAGCGACTCGGCCGAGAGCTGA
- a CDS encoding PLD nuclease N-terminal domain-containing protein has protein sequence MTRFLIVLLVIAIAFTIYTFVDVLLTERSRVRAFPKALWAFVVVLLPVIGGLLWLFVGKARRTAGSMARPVAPDDDPSFLSTLSSDEITRRAEQDERLRRLEQELADLDDDTPADPER, from the coding sequence ATGACCAGGTTCCTCATCGTGCTGCTCGTGATTGCCATTGCGTTCACGATTTACACGTTCGTGGACGTGCTGCTCACCGAGCGTTCGCGCGTGCGGGCGTTTCCGAAAGCGCTGTGGGCGTTCGTGGTCGTCTTGTTGCCGGTCATCGGCGGCCTGCTCTGGCTGTTCGTCGGCAAGGCGCGGCGCACGGCCGGCTCGATGGCCCGCCCCGTCGCCCCCGACGATGACCCCAGCTTTCTCAGCACCCTGAGCAGTGACGAGATAACGAGGCGCGCCGAGCAAGACGAACGACTGCGTCGGCTCGAGCAAGAGCTCGCCGATCTCGACGATGACACCCCCGCCGACCCCGAGCGCTGA
- the menD gene encoding 2-succinyl-5-enolpyruvyl-6-hydroxy-3-cyclohexene-1-carboxylic-acid synthase produces MTPPPTPSAETASPASAAAGALLDELVRRGVADIVLSPGSRSQALALTAAALARTGAVSLHVRIDERVAGFTALGLAVESGRPVAIICTSGTAVANLHPAVLEAHHSGVGIIVLSADRPAELRGIGANQTTQQPGIFGDLVRADWDVPAPTGAPGELDDARELAVLAVRASLDGPVHVNLAYREPLSGPISIDTGLALGEPPVSDAVAATVLDLHPDDATVVIAGHGAGPRAEQLAVDLGAPLIAEVSSGARFGRHAVVAYRDVLRGPHGEAVGRAIVLGHPTLSREVPQLLERGDVDVIVVRTPGVEDYNPGRRARVVDDVRVLGTPDPAVVRRWVGGWVSMSRAVLESDAPDDPAPDLSLAVSSDRGVRAAFAQAELAVLRAPIDRRMLARALWASTWPHDRLVLAASRLIRVADAIVPGKAIRVHANRGLAGIDGTISTATGIALAAARDGSTGTTRVLAGDLAVLHDAGALLVPLPEGIRLHVIVGNDGGGTIFDALEVAQTADPDDFATVMRTPHRADFASLAAAGGWAYRRATTRAELDDALTAPESLLLVEVPLEP; encoded by the coding sequence ATGACACCCCCGCCGACCCCGAGCGCTGAGACCGCCTCGCCGGCCAGCGCGGCGGCGGGCGCACTGCTCGATGAGCTCGTGCGGCGCGGTGTCGCCGACATCGTGCTGAGCCCCGGCTCTCGTTCGCAGGCTCTCGCGCTCACGGCCGCCGCGCTCGCTCGCACGGGTGCCGTCTCGCTGCACGTGCGCATCGACGAGCGCGTCGCCGGGTTCACCGCGCTCGGCCTTGCTGTCGAGAGCGGGCGCCCGGTCGCGATCATCTGCACCTCGGGCACGGCCGTCGCCAATCTGCACCCCGCGGTGCTCGAGGCGCACCACAGCGGGGTCGGCATCATCGTGCTCAGCGCCGACCGGCCCGCTGAACTGCGCGGCATCGGCGCGAACCAGACCACGCAGCAGCCGGGCATCTTCGGCGACCTCGTGCGTGCCGACTGGGATGTTCCGGCGCCCACCGGCGCCCCCGGCGAGCTCGACGACGCGCGCGAGCTCGCGGTGCTGGCCGTGCGCGCCAGCCTTGACGGGCCCGTGCACGTCAATCTCGCCTACCGCGAGCCCCTGAGCGGGCCGATCTCGATCGACACGGGCCTCGCGCTCGGCGAACCGCCCGTGAGTGACGCGGTCGCGGCTACCGTGCTCGATCTCCACCCAGACGACGCCACGGTCGTCATCGCGGGCCACGGCGCCGGCCCCCGCGCCGAACAGCTGGCCGTCGATCTCGGAGCCCCCCTCATCGCCGAGGTGTCGAGCGGCGCGCGCTTCGGCCGCCACGCCGTCGTCGCCTACCGCGACGTGCTGCGCGGGCCGCACGGCGAGGCCGTCGGGCGGGCCATCGTGCTCGGGCACCCGACGCTCAGCCGTGAGGTGCCGCAGCTGCTCGAACGCGGCGACGTCGACGTCATCGTCGTGCGCACGCCGGGGGTCGAAGACTACAACCCCGGGCGCCGCGCCCGCGTCGTCGACGACGTGCGCGTGCTGGGCACCCCCGACCCCGCGGTTGTGCGGCGCTGGGTGGGCGGCTGGGTGAGCATGTCGCGCGCCGTGCTCGAGAGCGACGCACCCGATGACCCCGCTCCCGACCTGTCGCTCGCGGTGTCGAGCGACCGCGGCGTGCGCGCCGCCTTCGCGCAGGCCGAGCTCGCCGTTCTTCGCGCCCCGATCGACCGGCGGATGCTCGCGCGGGCTCTGTGGGCATCCACCTGGCCGCACGATCGCCTGGTGCTGGCAGCGTCGCGCCTCATCCGCGTCGCCGACGCGATCGTGCCCGGCAAAGCCATCAGGGTGCATGCCAATCGGGGGCTCGCGGGCATCGACGGCACCATCTCGACCGCGACGGGCATCGCGCTCGCCGCGGCGCGCGACGGCTCGACGGGCACGACGCGAGTGCTCGCGGGTGACCTCGCGGTGCTGCACGATGCGGGGGCCTTGCTCGTGCCCCTGCCGGAGGGCATCCGCCTGCACGTCATCGTCGGCAACGACGGTGGCGGCACGATCTTCGATGCCCTCGAGGTGGCGCAGACCGCCGACCCCGACGATTTCGCCACCGTCATGCGCACGCCGCACCGCGCCGACTTCGCGTCGCTCGCCGCGGCGGGCGGCTGGGCCTATCGCCGCGCAACCACCCGCGCCGAGCTCGACGACGCGCTGACCGCCCCTGAGTCTCTGCTGCTCGTCGAGGTGCCGCTCGAGCCGTGA
- a CDS encoding PPK2 family polyphosphate kinase: MRELLRPPADLRLNDIDTSSTPGFDGDKKAAEAALADGAERLSEVQERLYAASKAGSTQRVLLVIQAMDTAGKGGIVRHVVGAVDPQGIQLAAFKKPTEEELAHHFLWRVEKQLPAPGMIGVFDRSHYEDVLIGRVRQLAPAAEIEQRYDDIVQFERRVVDSGIALVKVMLHISADEQKERLAERLDRPDKHWKYRPGDIDERMLWNDYQQAYELAITRTDTDDAPWYVVPADRKWYARLAVQTLLLDALEKIDPQWPAADFDVEAEKKRLAAT, encoded by the coding sequence ATGCGCGAACTGCTGAGACCCCCTGCCGATCTGCGTCTCAACGACATAGACACCTCGTCGACGCCCGGATTCGACGGCGACAAGAAGGCGGCCGAGGCAGCGCTCGCCGACGGCGCCGAGCGGCTCAGCGAGGTGCAAGAGCGGCTGTACGCGGCGAGCAAGGCGGGCTCGACCCAGCGCGTTCTGCTCGTGATTCAGGCGATGGATACCGCCGGCAAGGGCGGCATCGTACGCCACGTTGTCGGGGCGGTCGACCCGCAGGGCATTCAGCTCGCCGCCTTCAAGAAGCCGACGGAGGAAGAGCTCGCCCACCACTTCTTGTGGCGAGTCGAGAAGCAGCTGCCGGCGCCCGGCATGATCGGCGTCTTCGACCGTTCGCACTACGAAGACGTGCTCATCGGGCGCGTGCGCCAGCTGGCCCCCGCCGCCGAGATCGAGCAGCGCTACGACGACATCGTGCAGTTCGAGCGCCGCGTCGTCGACAGCGGCATCGCGCTCGTCAAGGTGATGCTGCACATCAGCGCCGACGAGCAGAAAGAGCGTCTCGCCGAGCGCCTCGACCGACCCGACAAGCACTGGAAGTATCGCCCGGGCGACATCGATGAACGGATGCTCTGGAACGACTACCAGCAGGCCTACGAGCTCGCCATCACGCGCACCGACACCGACGACGCCCCCTGGTACGTTGTGCCCGCCGACCGCAAGTGGTACGCACGGCTCGCCGTGCAGACCCTGCTGCTCGACGCGCTCGAGAAGATCGACCCGCAGTGGCCTGCGGCCGACTTCGACGTCGAGGCCGAGAAGAAGCGCCTCGCGGCTACGTAG
- a CDS encoding type II toxin-antitoxin system RelE family toxin has product MTYSVEFTTSAARQVKKLPRPARERLLAAIQKLGDDPRPPGCTKLVGEEIAWRLRVGDYRIVYDVFDDVLTVLIVRAGNRREIYR; this is encoded by the coding sequence TTGACCTACAGCGTCGAATTCACCACTTCCGCTGCGCGCCAGGTGAAGAAGCTTCCGCGCCCCGCCCGTGAGCGCCTTCTCGCCGCTATCCAAAAGCTCGGCGATGACCCGCGCCCGCCAGGCTGCACGAAACTGGTCGGTGAAGAGATCGCGTGGCGACTGCGTGTTGGTGACTATCGAATCGTCTACGACGTCTTCGACGACGTGCTCACGGTGCTCATCGTGCGGGCGGGGAACCGGCGCGAGATCTACCGGTAG
- a CDS encoding type II toxin-antitoxin system prevent-host-death family antitoxin — MDTVTNEVSTRELRSQLADVLGRAMYAGERIGVTRNGKLAAVVISVADLEALEAFEHAQDLAAYRDAKAADDGARVTLDELRAELAS, encoded by the coding sequence ATGGACACAGTGACTAACGAGGTTTCGACGCGCGAACTGCGCAGTCAGTTGGCCGATGTGCTCGGCCGAGCGATGTATGCGGGCGAGCGCATCGGCGTGACCCGCAATGGCAAGCTCGCCGCGGTCGTCATCAGCGTGGCTGACCTCGAGGCACTCGAAGCATTCGAGCATGCGCAGGATCTTGCCGCCTACCGCGACGCGAAAGCCGCGGACGACGGGGCTCGCGTGACCCTCGATGAACTGCGAGCCGAGCTGGCTTCTTGA
- a CDS encoding isochorismate synthase: MRAVTATAHPHEVLLELADLRDPLVALRRDDGIIGIGELLRLEFSGPDRLTEAAEAWRGISAAADVKDGVGLAGCGLVAFGTFAFADSSTAASVLVVPQLIVGRRDGVSWVTRITVQGDDTVTEPPNAAPIGERPRATLAAASLSREGFTAVVGSAVQAIRDGRVEKVVIARDAVASIPPDADRRALLSELADRYPDCLTFAVDGLIGASPETLVSVHAHEASARVLAGSTARGAGSADDAAAAATLATSQKDLDEHAFAVRSVLDALQPHVRAITASELPFTLKLPNLWHLATDIEMQLGDGASALDLVAALHPTAAVAGSPRDAALELIGELEPFDRGRYAGPVGWIDQDGDGEWVIALRCARIDDDGALTAYAGAGIVIDSDPDSELAETRMKFRPIADALR, from the coding sequence TTGCGGGCGGTGACCGCGACAGCGCATCCGCACGAGGTGTTGCTGGAGCTTGCCGACCTGCGCGACCCGCTCGTCGCTCTGCGTCGAGACGACGGCATCATCGGCATCGGTGAGCTGCTGCGGCTCGAGTTCTCGGGCCCCGATCGGCTGACCGAGGCTGCGGAGGCCTGGCGGGGCATCTCAGCCGCGGCCGACGTGAAAGACGGCGTGGGCCTCGCGGGCTGCGGACTCGTGGCGTTCGGCACCTTCGCGTTCGCCGACTCGTCGACTGCGGCGAGCGTGCTCGTCGTTCCGCAGTTGATCGTCGGCCGGCGCGACGGGGTGAGCTGGGTCACCCGCATCACGGTGCAGGGCGACGACACGGTGACCGAGCCCCCGAACGCCGCGCCGATCGGCGAGCGGCCTCGCGCGACCCTCGCCGCGGCCTCGCTGAGCCGCGAAGGCTTCACGGCGGTCGTCGGCAGTGCTGTGCAGGCGATCCGCGACGGGCGGGTCGAGAAGGTGGTGATCGCGCGCGATGCTGTGGCGAGCATCCCGCCCGATGCCGACCGGCGCGCCCTGCTGAGCGAACTCGCCGACCGCTACCCCGACTGCCTCACCTTCGCGGTCGACGGCCTCATCGGCGCGAGCCCCGAAACGCTCGTGAGCGTGCACGCGCACGAGGCGAGCGCACGAGTGCTCGCGGGCAGCACGGCCCGCGGCGCGGGGTCGGCCGACGATGCCGCCGCGGCCGCCACGCTCGCAACGAGCCAGAAAGACCTCGACGAGCACGCCTTCGCGGTGCGCAGCGTGCTCGACGCCCTGCAGCCGCACGTGCGGGCGATCACCGCGAGCGAGCTGCCCTTCACGCTCAAGCTGCCCAACCTGTGGCACCTCGCGACCGACATCGAGATGCAGCTGGGCGACGGGGCGAGTGCGCTCGATCTGGTCGCGGCGCTACACCCGACCGCGGCGGTCGCCGGTTCGCCTCGGGATGCTGCGCTCGAGCTCATCGGCGAGCTCGAGCCTTTCGATCGCGGACGCTACGCCGGCCCCGTCGGCTGGATCGACCAAGACGGCGACGGCGAGTGGGTCATCGCCCTGCGCTGCGCGCGCATCGACGACGACGGCGCACTCACGGCATATGCCGGCGCGGGCATCGTCATCGACTCCGATCCCGACTCCGAGCTCGCCGAGACCCGCATGAAGTTCCGGCCCATCGCCGACGCTCTCCGCTAA